In a genomic window of Phyllostomus discolor isolate MPI-MPIP mPhyDis1 chromosome 5, mPhyDis1.pri.v3, whole genome shotgun sequence:
- the DNASE2B gene encoding deoxyribonuclease-2-beta isoform X2: MTASLLRTALALLSLGLCGVLEATISCRNEEGDAVDWFTFYKLPKRQDQESRKTGLEYLYLDSTTRSWRRSKQLMNTTKSALGRTLEQLYKAYASKNNTAYLMYNDGVPKSVNYSRKYGHTKGLLLWNKVQGFWLIHSIPQFPPIPEEGYGYPPSGRRNGQIGICITFKYNQYEAIDIFVAWMAQHLKTHLLTETWQRKRQQLPSNCSLPYHVYNIKAIKISGHSYFSSHQDHAKWCVSQKRTKNRWTCIGDLNRSPYQALRSGGFICTQNQHIYQAFQGLVLYYENCN; this comes from the exons ATGACAGCAAGTCTTCTAAGAACAGCTCTTGCTTTACTCTCACTTGGCCTCTGTGGGGTCCTGGAGGCGACAATATCATGCAGAAACGAAGAAGGGGATGCTGTGGACTG gTTTACCTTTTACAAGTTACCTAAAAGGCAAGACCAGGAAAGTAGAAAGACTGGGTTAGAGTATCTATACCTAGACTCTACAACCAGAAGCTGGAGGAGGAGTAAACAGCTGATGAATACCACCAAGAGTGCTTTGGGGAGGACATTAGAACAGCTATACAAAGCATATGCCTCTAAG AACAACACTGCCTATCTAATGTACAATGATGGAGTCCCTAAATCTGTGAATTACAGCAGAAAGTACGGACACACCAAAG GTTTATTGCTGTGGAACAAAGTCCAGGGGTTCTGGCTGATTCATTCTATCCCCCAGTTTCCTCCAATTCCTGAAGAAGGCTATGGTTATCCGCCCTCAGGGAGACGCAATGGACAAATTGGCATCTGCATAACTTTCAAGTACAACCAGTATGAAGCTATAG ACATCTTTGTAGCCTGGATGGCTCAACATTTGAAGACACATTTATTAACTGAAACCTGGCAGCGAAAGAGACAACAGCTTCCTTCAAACTGCTCCCTTCCTTACCACGTCTACAATATCAAAGCAATTAAGATATCTGGACACTCTTATTTCAGTTCTCATCAGGATCATGCCAAATGGTGTGTTTCCCAAAAAAGGACCAAAAATCGCTGGACATGTATTGGAGACCTAAATCGGAGCCCATATCAAGCACTCAGAAGTGGGGGATTCATCTGTACCCAGAATCAGCATATTTACCAAGCATTTCAAGGATTAGTTTTGTATTATGAGAACTGTAACTAA
- the DNASE2B gene encoding deoxyribonuclease-2-beta isoform X3 produces the protein MNTTKSALGRTLEQLYKAYASKNNTAYLMYNDGVPKSVNYSRKYGHTKGLLLWNKVQGFWLIHSIPQFPPIPEEGYGYPPSGRRNGQIGICITFKYNQYEAIDSQLLVCNPNIYSCSIPATFHQELAHIPQLCARSSPSEMPGRHLASLQSAQGQNFLHFAKSDSFLDDIFVAWMAQHLKTHLLTETWQRKRQQLPSNCSLPYHVYNIKAIKISGHSYFSSHQDHAKWCVSQKRTKNRWTCIGDLNRSPYQALRSGGFICTQNQHIYQAFQGLVLYYENCN, from the exons ATGAATACCACCAAGAGTGCTTTGGGGAGGACATTAGAACAGCTATACAAAGCATATGCCTCTAAG AACAACACTGCCTATCTAATGTACAATGATGGAGTCCCTAAATCTGTGAATTACAGCAGAAAGTACGGACACACCAAAG GTTTATTGCTGTGGAACAAAGTCCAGGGGTTCTGGCTGATTCATTCTATCCCCCAGTTTCCTCCAATTCCTGAAGAAGGCTATGGTTATCCGCCCTCAGGGAGACGCAATGGACAAATTGGCATCTGCATAACTTTCAAGTACAACCAGTATGAAGCTATAG aTTCTCAACTCTTGGTCTGCAACCCAAACATTTATAGCTGTTCCATCCCTGCTACATTTCACCAAGAGCTTGCTCACATACCCCAGCTGTGTGCCAGGTCCAGCCCCTCGGAGATGCCTGGCCGGCACCTCGCCTCACTTCAGTCGGCCCAGGGACAGAACTTCCTCCATTTTGCAAAGTCTGATTCTTTTCTTGATG ACATCTTTGTAGCCTGGATGGCTCAACATTTGAAGACACATTTATTAACTGAAACCTGGCAGCGAAAGAGACAACAGCTTCCTTCAAACTGCTCCCTTCCTTACCACGTCTACAATATCAAAGCAATTAAGATATCTGGACACTCTTATTTCAGTTCTCATCAGGATCATGCCAAATGGTGTGTTTCCCAAAAAAGGACCAAAAATCGCTGGACATGTATTGGAGACCTAAATCGGAGCCCATATCAAGCACTCAGAAGTGGGGGATTCATCTGTACCCAGAATCAGCATATTTACCAAGCATTTCAAGGATTAGTTTTGTATTATGAGAACTGTAACTAA
- the DNASE2B gene encoding deoxyribonuclease-2-beta isoform X1, which produces MTASLLRTALALLSLGLCGVLEATISCRNEEGDAVDWFTFYKLPKRQDQESRKTGLEYLYLDSTTRSWRRSKQLMNTTKSALGRTLEQLYKAYASKNNTAYLMYNDGVPKSVNYSRKYGHTKGLLLWNKVQGFWLIHSIPQFPPIPEEGYGYPPSGRRNGQIGICITFKYNQYEAIDSQLLVCNPNIYSCSIPATFHQELAHIPQLCARSSPSEMPGRHLASLQSAQGQNFLHFAKSDSFLDDIFVAWMAQHLKTHLLTETWQRKRQQLPSNCSLPYHVYNIKAIKISGHSYFSSHQDHAKWCVSQKRTKNRWTCIGDLNRSPYQALRSGGFICTQNQHIYQAFQGLVLYYENCN; this is translated from the exons ATGACAGCAAGTCTTCTAAGAACAGCTCTTGCTTTACTCTCACTTGGCCTCTGTGGGGTCCTGGAGGCGACAATATCATGCAGAAACGAAGAAGGGGATGCTGTGGACTG gTTTACCTTTTACAAGTTACCTAAAAGGCAAGACCAGGAAAGTAGAAAGACTGGGTTAGAGTATCTATACCTAGACTCTACAACCAGAAGCTGGAGGAGGAGTAAACAGCTGATGAATACCACCAAGAGTGCTTTGGGGAGGACATTAGAACAGCTATACAAAGCATATGCCTCTAAG AACAACACTGCCTATCTAATGTACAATGATGGAGTCCCTAAATCTGTGAATTACAGCAGAAAGTACGGACACACCAAAG GTTTATTGCTGTGGAACAAAGTCCAGGGGTTCTGGCTGATTCATTCTATCCCCCAGTTTCCTCCAATTCCTGAAGAAGGCTATGGTTATCCGCCCTCAGGGAGACGCAATGGACAAATTGGCATCTGCATAACTTTCAAGTACAACCAGTATGAAGCTATAG aTTCTCAACTCTTGGTCTGCAACCCAAACATTTATAGCTGTTCCATCCCTGCTACATTTCACCAAGAGCTTGCTCACATACCCCAGCTGTGTGCCAGGTCCAGCCCCTCGGAGATGCCTGGCCGGCACCTCGCCTCACTTCAGTCGGCCCAGGGACAGAACTTCCTCCATTTTGCAAAGTCTGATTCTTTTCTTGATG ACATCTTTGTAGCCTGGATGGCTCAACATTTGAAGACACATTTATTAACTGAAACCTGGCAGCGAAAGAGACAACAGCTTCCTTCAAACTGCTCCCTTCCTTACCACGTCTACAATATCAAAGCAATTAAGATATCTGGACACTCTTATTTCAGTTCTCATCAGGATCATGCCAAATGGTGTGTTTCCCAAAAAAGGACCAAAAATCGCTGGACATGTATTGGAGACCTAAATCGGAGCCCATATCAAGCACTCAGAAGTGGGGGATTCATCTGTACCCAGAATCAGCATATTTACCAAGCATTTCAAGGATTAGTTTTGTATTATGAGAACTGTAACTAA